Proteins from a genomic interval of Stenotrophomonas maltophilia:
- a CDS encoding DUF1203 domain-containing protein: MHAWYLGGIDHRPFLPLFEMSDNALAALGIQRRWAGDSGGHPCRISLSDPPRGSELLLLSHVHLPLHSPYRASGPIFVQRGVTRCVLPAGEVPPYVQRRLISLRAYDAAALMRSAQVCAGTEVATQLDTIFADPAVAFVQLHNAAHGCFSCQADRVGINAT, from the coding sequence ATGCACGCGTGGTACCTCGGTGGCATCGACCACCGCCCCTTCCTGCCCCTGTTCGAGATGAGTGACAACGCGCTCGCTGCACTGGGAATCCAGCGTCGCTGGGCAGGTGATTCGGGAGGACACCCCTGCCGGATCAGCCTGAGCGATCCTCCCCGCGGCAGCGAACTGCTCCTGCTGTCCCATGTGCACCTGCCGCTGCACTCGCCCTATCGCGCCTCCGGCCCGATCTTCGTGCAGCGCGGCGTGACCCGTTGCGTACTGCCCGCCGGGGAGGTGCCACCTTATGTGCAGCGCCGCCTGATCTCGCTGCGCGCCTATGACGCAGCGGCGCTGATGCGCAGTGCGCAGGTCTGCGCCGGCACCGAGGTCGCCACGCAGCTGGACACTATCTTCGCCGATCCAGCGGTGGCCTTTGTCCAGCTGCACAACGCGGCACACGGCTGTTTCTCATGCCAGGCAGATCGGGTTGGCA